GCGTCGACGATCCGCTCGCGTGAGAGCGCGTCCTCACGCCGTTCCGCTCCGCGTCGTGCCTTGGCCATGGCCCCATCTTGACAGGATTGGAACGGCGTTCCACTGTGGTAAATGGAACGTCGTTCCATTGGCTGTCTTGAAAGGTTCCAGATGACCTCCATTGCCATCGTTGGCGCGGGCCTGGGCGGGCTGACGCTCGCTCGCGTCCTGCACGTCCACGGCATCGCCGCCACCGTCTACGAGGCCGATGCATCAGCCGATGCGCGCACGCAGGGCGGCATGCTCGACATCCATGACTACAACGGGCAGCTCGCGTTGAAGGAGGCCGGGCTGTTCGACGCGTTCCGCCGGATCATCCATGAAGGCGGCGAGGCGTCGCGGATCCTCGACCCGCGCGGCGTGGTCCTGCTCGACCAGCCCGACGACGGCGGCGGTATCCGCCCCGAGGTGCCTCGCGGTGAGCTGCGGCGCATCCTCCTCGATTCACTGCCCGAAGGCACCGTGCAGTGGGGACGCAAGCTCTCGTCCATCCGCCCGCTCGGCGACGGGCAGCACGCGCTGACGTTCGCGGACGGATTCAGCGCGACGGCGAGCCTCGTGGTCGGTGCGGACGGTGCCTGGTCGAAGGTCAGGCCGCTGCTGTCCGACGCGAAGCCCGAGTACGTCGGCACCTCGTTCATCGAGACCTACCTGCTCGACGCCGACGTACGCCACCCGGCCAGCGCGAAGATGGTCGGAGGCGGAGCCCTCTACGCGCTCGCGACCGGCAAGGCCATCCTCGCCCACCGCGAGCCCCACGGGACCCTGCACACCTACGTCGCGCTCACCCGGCCGCAGGAGTGGTTCGCGGGCATCGACTTCGCCGACCCGAAGGCGGTGAAGGCCCGGGTCGCGGCGGAGTTCGACGGCTGGGCGCCAGGGCTCACCGCGCTGATCACCGACGGTGAGACAGCCCCCGTCCTCCGGAAGATCCATGCGCTCCCGCCCGGACACCGGTGGAAGCGCGTGCCCGGGGTGACGCTGCTCGGAGACGCCGCGCACCTGAATCCGCCCGACGGTGAGGGCGCCAACCTGGCGATGTACGACGGCGCCGAGCTGGGCAAGGCCATTGCCGCGCACCGGGACGACCTTGAAGCCGCGCTCGCCGGATACGAGGCGGCGCTGTTCCTCCGGAGCGTGGATGCCTCCGCCGAGGCCGCGAAAATCCACGACCTCTGCTTCAACGACGCCAACGCACCGCAGGGGCTGATCCGCCTGCTGACCGGCGCGTCGGCCTGACCGGAAGCGTGACGCTACTCCGGGATGAAGGTGGGGAGCTCCTGCCCCTTCAGCCAGGCGTCCATCATCCCGTCATCGAGCAGCTTCCCGACGACGTGGTGGCGCGACACCATCGCGGGGGAGGTGAGCGCGTCCTCGCAGACGACCCTGGCGTCGCCCAGGTAGGACGCGTGACACATCCAAACCTTCGCGCTGTCGTTCCAGAGGAACCCGACGACGTAGAGCCCCGCGCTGGACGTGAGGCCCCGGGCTCCGTGTCGAGAGGGGCAAGGGCGACGAGCAGCAGGAGGGGAACCATGCGCCTGTGGACGCCTGGACCCGCGCGGCGGTTCCCTGGGCCTGCGTCACCCGGTGAAGACGCCCCAGCAGATGTCGTTCCGCGCACGCTGGTCTTCGAGGACGAACTCGCGGAGGTGGGTGGGGATGCGCTTGCGCTGCCACCCGAGCTCCTTCAGGCGAGCCCCTTCCGCGTCATCCCCGGAGACCGACGCGGCGGCGGCACGGAGGGCGTATGCCGCCGCGCCCAGGTAGTGCGCGGCGACGTGGGCGACGGCCACCGCCTGGCCTGCCGCGAGCGCCGCGAACTTCGCCGGGTCCGGCGCCCCACGCGCCGCGGCGTTGGCCACGAACGCGGTCTTGTGGGCGTCACGCATTGGCACCTCGCCCCGGATCCACGCCCGTCCCACGGCGATGGCGTCACGGGGGCGCGTGTCCCCAGGGCACGCCTTCTCGAAGAGGGGTAGGA
The sequence above is drawn from the Corallococcus sp. NCRR genome and encodes:
- a CDS encoding FAD-dependent oxidoreductase gives rise to the protein MTSIAIVGAGLGGLTLARVLHVHGIAATVYEADASADARTQGGMLDIHDYNGQLALKEAGLFDAFRRIIHEGGEASRILDPRGVVLLDQPDDGGGIRPEVPRGELRRILLDSLPEGTVQWGRKLSSIRPLGDGQHALTFADGFSATASLVVGADGAWSKVRPLLSDAKPEYVGTSFIETYLLDADVRHPASAKMVGGGALYALATGKAILAHREPHGTLHTYVALTRPQEWFAGIDFADPKAVKARVAAEFDGWAPGLTALITDGETAPVLRKIHALPPGHRWKRVPGVTLLGDAAHLNPPDGEGANLAMYDGAELGKAIAAHRDDLEAALAGYEAALFLRSVDASAEAAKIHDLCFNDANAPQGLIRLLTGASA
- a CDS encoding putative immunity protein, with translation MPILPKERDPRLITLRRGGSLTDEDHHLLAEWAALCAEHVLPLFEKACPGDTRPRDAIAVGRAWIRGEVPMRDAHKTAFVANAAARGAPDPAKFAALAAGQAVAVAHVAAHYLGAAAYALRAAAASVSGDDAEGARLKELGWQRKRIPTHLREFVLEDQRARNDICWGVFTG